The following coding sequences lie in one Thermoanaerobaculia bacterium genomic window:
- a CDS encoding tetratricopeptide repeat protein, protein MLRSSFAFAAALLVAGGAAGGDVPLAAPQAEEANVLARRAVEALARHRTPFPGGIFDERSLVAAAVGEDLAPRLTPRQRREIVERMIDWFGGPFSARAIPAKPPLALGIRAEGGDAIAALLVAVSSGYLKTEWRIRNPGPEGRIEDVALTDLGRSLRQEAVQALGPPPVARPRRRSEEARRAAWPRAAGLVGVLIVAFLFSRRAKPRERVVVLLAAAAPALLFAADGYLAVSRIWNEPIEVRLSDGPPWGYPLQQFQLAVARGNRSRARAAAGAAISLGAAPEPLHLVLGRLAEEAGDVPEAQSSYTRALAPPKPAPGGWAGLARLDTAAGRDTEALRNWTRYFAAAPPDPNSLFFEAVAYGHLRDWEGAQGALARALSLDPSAADLYALSASLYGAAGDAANAIARLRDEEKIRPLDRSRLAADGNFTPIAEDPGWKAFLEEKKP, encoded by the coding sequence GTGTTGAGAAGCTCGTTCGCGTTCGCCGCGGCCCTGCTCGTCGCGGGGGGCGCGGCGGGCGGCGACGTCCCTCTCGCGGCGCCGCAGGCGGAAGAAGCGAACGTGCTCGCCCGCCGGGCCGTCGAGGCGCTCGCGCGGCACCGCACGCCGTTTCCCGGAGGGATCTTCGACGAGCGATCTCTCGTCGCCGCCGCGGTCGGGGAGGATCTCGCTCCGCGGCTCACCCCGAGGCAGCGCCGGGAGATCGTCGAGAGGATGATCGATTGGTTCGGCGGGCCCTTCTCCGCGCGGGCGATCCCCGCGAAGCCCCCGCTCGCGCTCGGAATCCGCGCGGAAGGCGGCGACGCGATCGCCGCGCTCCTCGTCGCCGTCTCGTCGGGATACCTGAAGACGGAGTGGCGGATCCGCAATCCCGGGCCCGAAGGACGCATCGAGGACGTCGCCCTGACCGATCTGGGACGATCGCTCCGCCAGGAGGCCGTCCAGGCGCTCGGCCCTCCGCCGGTCGCACGGCCGCGGCGCCGCTCCGAGGAAGCGCGGCGCGCCGCCTGGCCGCGCGCGGCGGGACTCGTCGGCGTCCTGATCGTGGCGTTCCTCTTCTCGCGGCGCGCGAAGCCGCGCGAACGGGTCGTCGTGCTGCTCGCGGCGGCCGCGCCCGCCCTCCTCTTCGCCGCCGACGGATACCTCGCCGTCTCCCGCATCTGGAACGAGCCGATCGAGGTCCGCCTGTCGGACGGGCCGCCGTGGGGATATCCGCTGCAGCAGTTCCAGCTCGCCGTCGCCCGCGGGAATCGCTCCCGGGCGCGCGCCGCCGCCGGCGCCGCGATCTCGCTCGGCGCCGCGCCCGAGCCCCTCCATCTCGTCCTCGGCCGGCTCGCCGAGGAAGCGGGGGACGTGCCGGAAGCGCAGTCGTCGTATACGCGGGCGCTCGCTCCCCCGAAACCGGCGCCGGGCGGATGGGCCGGTCTCGCCCGGCTCGACACGGCGGCGGGCCGCGACACGGAGGCGCTCCGGAACTGGACGCGGTACTTCGCGGCCGCCCCTCCCGATCCCAACTCGCTCTTCTTCGAAGCGGTCGCCTACGGCCACCTCCGCGACTGGGAGGGAGCGCAGGGCGCCCTCGCCCGCGCGCTCTCGCTCGACCCCTCGGCGGCCGACCTCTACGCCCTCAGTGCGAGCCTCTACGGCGCCGCCGGCGATGCGGCGAACGCGATCGCGCGCCTGCGGGACGAGGAGAAGATCCGTCCGCTCGATCGCTCCCGGCTCGCGGCCGACGGAAACTTCACGCCGATCGCCGAGGATCCGGGCTGGAAGGCGTTCCTGGAGGAGAAGAAGCCCTGA